The following nucleotide sequence is from Pseudomonas sp. S09G 359.
CGTGGACCCTTATGACGCGCTCGGCTGACCGCCACGTCCTGCAGTTCTGCCACGGCTATGACGGGCCGTTTCTGGATTGCGCGCGGCAGTACGCCAGTTTGTTCGCAGGCTCCGGCTACAAGGTGACCACGGTGTTCCTCACCGGGGTCGCCGACCCCGAGGTAGCAGCCGGTTGTGCCAGCGATGAAGTGTTGTTCATGGAATTCAGCTCCAAGGCCATCCGTGGCCTGAAGCTGGGTGCCATCCGTGAGCTGCGCAAGATCGCGGCGTCGCGCAATTTCAGTTTCTGCATTGCCCACCGTTTCAAGCCGATCTACATCGCGTTGTTGGCCACACGGCTGCCGGTGATTGGCGTGCATCACGCTTTTGGTGACTACCAGCGCCGCAGCCGCAAGCTGTTTGCCGGTATTTTCCGCAAGCGCCTGAGCCTGCTGGGTGTTTCCGAGGCCGTGCGTGACGACATGCGCCGCTGCCTGCCGGCCTGGCCGGCAGCCCGTATTCAGACCTTGTATAACCGCATCGATGTCGACGCCTTGCAGGCCATCCAGGTGCCGGTGGAAGAGGCGCGCGACGCCTTGGGCTTGTCGCCGGATGAATGGGTGGTCGGCAACGTCGGTCGCCTGCATCCGGACAAGGACCAGGCCACGCTGCTCAAGGGTTTTGCCCTGGCGCTGCCGCACTTGCCTGCGCAAAGCCGCCTGGCGATTCTCGGAAGCGGGCGCCTGGAGCAAGACCTCAAGGCGCTGGCGCGGGAACTGGGGATTGTCGGCAACGTGTTGTTCCTCGGCCAGGTGCCGGATGCACGCCGGTATTTCCGCGCATTCGATGTGTTTGCCCTGAGTTCCGATCACGAGCCGTTCGGCATGGTGCTGCTGGAAGCCATGGCGGCCGGCGTGCCCTTGCTGGCCACGGCCTGTGGCGGGGCGCGGGAAGTGGTCGAGGGCGTGGGGATTCTGTTCCCCTTCGGCGATGCCGAGCACCTCGCCCAGGGGCTGCGGCACCTGGCGGCGATGGACCCGAACCAGCAACGGCAGTGCGCCGAGATGATGCTGGAACGCCTGCGCACGCGGTTCTCGGACCAGGCGGTACGCGATACCTTCTGGCAACTGCCGCACGTTATTGAACTGACCGCGGGGGCTTGATGCTCAATCGATTTCAAGGCTGGCGCGAGCGCGGCTGGTCCGTCGTCGACGCGCCTGTGTACAGCGCCGCCTGGCAACGTTTTGGCGGCAGCGTCGCCACCCACCCGCAAGTGATCGAGCGCCTGGCCGGGCTGGCTGACATCCCGGTGCGTTACTTGGCCTGGGAGCACGGTGGCGAACTGCAAGCGTGCATCGCCACGTGGGGTCGCGACCTGGCTTTGTCCAAGGATGTGCTCAAGCAGCGCGGCAAAAAGGGCCTGTTCGACCTGGGTAACGCCGAGCTGATCCTGCCTGCCGCGCCTGCGGCCCAGGCGCCGTTGCGTCACCGTGCACGCTACCTGTCGGCCC
It contains:
- a CDS encoding glycosyltransferase encodes the protein MTRSADRHVLQFCHGYDGPFLDCARQYASLFAGSGYKVTTVFLTGVADPEVAAGCASDEVLFMEFSSKAIRGLKLGAIRELRKIAASRNFSFCIAHRFKPIYIALLATRLPVIGVHHAFGDYQRRSRKLFAGIFRKRLSLLGVSEAVRDDMRRCLPAWPAARIQTLYNRIDVDALQAIQVPVEEARDALGLSPDEWVVGNVGRLHPDKDQATLLKGFALALPHLPAQSRLAILGSGRLEQDLKALARELGIVGNVLFLGQVPDARRYFRAFDVFALSSDHEPFGMVLLEAMAAGVPLLATACGGAREVVEGVGILFPFGDAEHLAQGLRHLAAMDPNQQRQCAEMMLERLRTRFSDQAVRDTFWQLPHVIELTAGA